One Nicotiana tomentosiformis chromosome 1, ASM39032v3, whole genome shotgun sequence genomic window, AAATTCTGAAAAGGGGAAGGAAGTAGCTAGTGAGGCACATATTAAACTTGAAAATGAGTTGAATAATGTGAAAACTAGTATGTGTGCTGAGCTTGAGAAAAATAGGCAGCTTCAAGCAGAATTGGAGAAAGTAAAAAATGATCTTGAGAAATCTCTTAAGTGGACCCGGTCCTCAAATGCTATTACTGCCATGTACTTTAATAATGGTGGAAACAGGCAGGGAATAGGGTTCCAAAGGGATAAAATTCCCTATaaccctcatagcaagtacgTCACTGTACCTGCTTTGTACCCACTGTGGGAACAATGGGCATTTCAAGGAAAATTGCCAAGCCAGAGTCCAGTCTGtttagaaaaataaagtttttgctgAAAAAGTAACTACTGGAAGAGGACCAGGTGCTACTCATAAAAATGTATGTTGCCTGCATGGACTAGAAAAGCTCTCATTCATCCTTTttctcattacaagggacccaaacttgtttgagTTCCTAAATCTAACCCTTGATTTATTTGTGTAGGGAACAGTGAAAGGAAGCAGTCAATAATGGATTATGGACAGTGGATGCTCTAAGCATATGACTGAGATTACCATGGACTTCCTTTCACTAAAAACCCTGCAAGGAGGGAATGTATCCTTTGGAAATAGGAAAAGGGGTACATTCTTGGTGTTGGAAAAGTTGGAAAGTCTTTCTCACACTCAATTGAGAACGTGTTCTATGTAAATGGTCTGAAGTATAGTCTCTTGAGTGTTTTTCAAATCTGTGATAAAGGAAATAAGGTGGAGTTCTTGTCAGAGGTGTGCACAGTTACTAATTTGGTAACTGGTGAAGTGGTACTAGTAGCCAAAAGATACAAGAACATCTACGTTGCTGATTTCGAGTATCTACAAAGTGGTGATATGAGCTGCTTGAAAGCAGTTGATGATAATGCAGAGTTATGGCATAGAAGGCTGGGATATGCAAGCTTTTCTCTTCTGAACAATCTGATACAGAAGAACCTAGTTCGTGGATTTCCAAATTCAAAATTCAAGGAGCACAgagtgtgtgatgcatgtgctAGAGAAAAGCATGTGAAATACTCATTCAAGCCAAAGAAGGATGTCAGCACATCAAAGCCACTTGAACCCATTCATATGGATCTATGTGGCCCTATGAGAGTGCCAAGCAAAGGAGGAAAAAGATATATTTTTGTGATAGTAGATGACTACTCAAGATTCACTTGGACACTGtttctcagaaccaaggatgaGACCTTCGAAATGTTTGTAGCCTTTGTCAAGAAAATCCAAGTGAAGATGGAATCAAAAGTGGCTTGCATCAGATCCGATCATAGAACAGAATTTGACAATGCCAAGTTTGATGAATTTTGCAGTGAAAATGGCATCACCCACAACTTCTCAGCTCCAAGAACTCCACAGCAGAATGGAGTTGTATAAAGGAAGAACAGAacccttgaagatatggctagaacaATGCTTATTGATAGTGGGATAGCCAAAAACTTCTAGGCAGAAGCCATAAATACAGCCtgctacttggtgaacaggtgcatgatcagatCCTTCCTGAACAAAACTCCCTATGAACTGCTCAATGGAAGGAAGCCCAAGCTGACTCACCTAAGAACGTTTGGGTGCAAATGCTATGTTCTCAACAATGGAAAGGATCAGCTTGGAAAATTTGacgccaaaagtgatgaaggaattttTCTGGGGTTTTCCTCTCAAAGCAAAGCTTACAAGGTTTACAATAAAAGGACTCAGTGTGtggaagaaagtgttcatgtaaTCTTCAACGAGACACTTCCATCTGG contains:
- the LOC138909853 gene encoding uncharacterized protein; translation: MAVENEANKYDSIFALMDQSDDDEDDDNDEVNFRDVQRNLKSYSPKKLMSLANVLIDAYHSLVSDKDTLTIELGDAEQTRDDLVVCVVDLKETIENLQNEKEVLTEKIASVEHKRDDLMVIVVDLKETIENFSREKSALVEKVVITEQERDDLLVVIVDLEETIEGLKAECRPENSEKGKEVASEAHIKLENELNNVKTSMCAELEKNRQLQAELEKVKNDLEKSLKWTRSSNAITAMYFNNGGNRQGIGFQRDKIPYNPHSKYVTVPALYPLWEQWAFQGKLPSQSPEKGYILGVGKVGKSFSHSIENVFYVNGLKYSLLSVFQICDKGNKVEFLSEVCTVTNLVTGEVVLVAKRYKNIYVADFEYLQSGDMSCLKAVDDNAELWHRRLGYASFSLLNNLIQKNLVRGFPNSKFKEHRVCDACAREKHVKYSFKPKKDVSTSKPLEPIHMDLCGPMRVPSKGGKRYIFVIVDDYSRFTWTLFLRTKDETFEMFVAFVKKIQVKMESKVACIRSDHRTEFDNAKFDEFCSENGITHNFSAPRTPQQNGVV